From a single Gadus morhua chromosome 3, gadMor3.0, whole genome shotgun sequence genomic region:
- the LOC115540641 gene encoding zinc-binding protein A33 — translation MAEKVLKSFLTCQVCCETFKDPVSLGCYHNFCHGCLESFWEQAKNKNCPTCKRKDSKDTLLINFGLQELVDSYAGRQRADPPESRAVCRTHTQDLKWCEEEHRVVCPVCDQQVHGLTLVPLEDEMHNVKVQLKPQLESLKKKMNEYKEIYDTYGNMGQHCKKQLGETERQIKAEFDQLHKFLIQEEEDRMAALREEEKQKRETIILEQENIQAQMSLLSEVISAVEQDLPLKDNAAFLTSPRDLWSGSGPHPLRGGLVDVAKHLGNLSFRVWEKMREKIQFTPVILDPNTASTCLVISEDLTSARYKVGPRQEHPDNPERFRVYSNVLGSEGFTSGEHSWEVEVGDHPDWLIGVAKETVDRKDGLFASPENGFWCLFHYKGGYSTGSGKRLNLKKNPERIRVLLDCGRGEVSFFDAGGNDPILSYRGTFSEKIFPFFSVWPASGAQTRDVKVCVCLK, via the coding sequence ATGGCGGAGAAAGTTTTAAAGAGTTTCCTGACTTGCCAAGTGTGTTGTGAGACTTTCAAAGATCCCGTGTCTCTGGGCTGTTACCACAACTTCTGTCACGGCTGTCTTGAAAGCTTCTGGGAGCAAGCTAAAAACAAAAACTGTCCTACTTGTAAGAGAAAGGATTCAAAGGATACTCTCTTAATTAACTTTGGACTACAGGAATTAGTGGACAGCTATGCTGGAAGACAGAGAGCTGATCCACCCGAGTCTAGGGCAGTGTGTAGAACTCACACACAGGATCTTAAATGGTGTGAGGAGGAGCATAGAGTTGTGTGTCCGGTCTGTGACCAGCAGGTCCATGGTCTCACACTGGTTCCTCTAGAAGATGAGATGCATAATGTCAAGGTGCAGCTGAAACCTCAGCTAGAGTCGCTGAAgaagaaaatgaatgaatacaaaGAGATTTATGACACATATGGTAACATGGGCCAACACTGCAAGAAACAactgggagagacagagagacagattaaGGCAGAGTTTGACCAGCTTCACAAGTTCCTaattcaggaggaggaggaccgaaTGGCAGCcctgagggaggaagagaaacagaaaaGGGAGACAATCATCCTGGAGCAGGAGAACATTCAAGCACAGATGTCCCTTCTCTCAGAGGTAATCTCCGCTGTGGAACAGGACCTGCCGCTGAAAGACAACGCAGCGTTTCTCACTTCCCCCAGGGACCTCTGGTCAGGGTCTGGTCCACATCCGCTTCGTGGAGGTCTGGTAGACGTGGCCAAACACCTGGGAAACCTGTCCTTCAGAGTGTGGGAGAAGATGAGGGAGAAAATCCAGTTCACACCGGTTATCCTCGATCCAAACACCGCATCAACATGTCTTGTTATCTCAGAGGATCTGACCAGTGCGAGATATAAGGTTGGACCGCGGCAGGAGCACCCTGACAACCCAGAAAGGTTCAGGGTGTATTCCAATGTTCTGGGTTCAGAGGGCTTCACCTCAGGGGAACAcagctgggaggtggaggtgggagaccATCCCGACTGGCTGATAGGGGTCGCTAAAGAGACGGTGGACAGGAAAGACGGGCTGTTTGCTTCACCAGAAAATGGATTCTGGTGTTTATTCCATTACAAGGGTGGGTACAGTACAGGTTCAGGTAAAAGATTGAACTTGAAGAAGAACCCAGAGAGGATCCGAGTCCTGCTGGActgtgggagaggggaggtgtcCTTCTTCGACGCAGGAGGAAATGATCCCATCTTATCTTATAGAGGCACATTTTCTGAGAAGATCTTCCCATTCTTTAGTGTTTGGCCAGCAAGTGGAGCTCAAACCAGagatgtgaaagtgtgtgtgtgtctaaagtgA
- the LOC115539835 gene encoding zinc-binding protein A33-like yields the protein MAEENNVFKSYLTCQVCCETFKEPVSLGCYHNFCRGCLQSFWEQAKNKNCPTCMRKSSKDFLHTNFGLQELVDNYAGRQRADPPESRAVCKTHTQDLKWCEEEQRVVCLVCDQQVHGLTLVPLEDEVRNVKVQLKGQLKSLKRRKNTHKEIYDTYGDMTQHCKKQLVETERQIKEEFEQLHEFLHEEEKERMADLREEGKQKIQTIILEQENIKEQLSSLSEVISAVEQDLPPKDNAAFLTIPRDLWLGSGPQVLSGGLIDVAKHLGNLSFRVWEKMRGKIQFTPVILDPNTASNRIVISEDLTSARHKPRLRQNHPDNPERFMEYSNVVGSVGFTSGKHSWEVEVGDHPHWLIGVAKETVDRKGEVWASPENGFWCLIRHNGGYGNGSREKLYLKRNPERIRVLLDYGGGEVSFYDPEGNVSLYSYRCAFSEKIFPFFSVWAAGEAQTRDVKVCGVKSDGNVVREELNTV from the coding sequence ATGGCGGaggaaaacaatgtttttaagAGTTACCTGACTTGCCAAGTTTGTTGTGAGACTTTCAAGGAACCTGTGTCTCTGGGCTGTTATCACAACTTCTGTCGCGGCTGTCTTCAAAGCTTCTGGGAGCAAGCTAAAAACAAAAACTGTCCTACTTGTATGAGAAAATCCTCAAAGGATTTTCTCCATACTAATTTTGGACTACAGGAATTAGTAGACAACTATGCTGGAAGACAGAGAGCTGATCCACCCGAGTCTAGGGCAGTGTGTAAAACTCACACACAGGATCTTAAATGgtgtgaggaggagcagagagttGTGTGTCTGGTCTGTGACCAGCAGGTCCATGGTCTCACACTGGTTCCTCTAGAAGATGAGGTGCGCAATGTCAAGGTGCAGCTGAAAGGTCAATTAAAGTCTCTGAAGAGGAGAAAGAATACACACAAAGAGATTTATGACACATATGGTGACATGACCCAACACTGCAAGAAACAActggtggagacagagagacagatcaaGGAAGAGTTTGAACAGCTTCACGAGTTTCTAcatgaagaggagaaggaaagaaTGGCAGAcctgagggaggaagggaaacaGAAAATTCAGACAATCATCCTGGAGCAGGAGAACATTAAAGAACAGTTGTCCTCTCTCTCAGAGGTAATCTCCGCTGTGGAACAGGACCTGCCGCCGAAAGACAACGCAGCGTTTCTCACCATCCCCAGGGACCTCTGGTTGGGGTCTGGTCCACAGGTGCTTTCTGGAGGGCTGATAGACGTGGCCAAGCACCTGGGAAACCTGTCCTTCAGAGTGTGGGAGAAGATGAGGGGGAAAATCCAGTTCACACCGGTTATCCTCGATCCAAACACGGCATCAAACCGTATTGTTATCTCAGAGGATCTGACCAGTGCGAGACATAAGCCCAGACTACGGCAGAATCACCCTGACAACCCAGAAAGGTTCATGGAGTATTCTAATGTTGTAGGTTCTGTTGGCTTCACCTCAGGGAAACAcagctgggaggtggaggtgggagaccATCCCCACTGGCTGATAGGGGTCGCTAAAGAGACCGTGGACAGGAAAGGCGAGGTTTGGGCCTCACCAGAAAATGGATTCTGGTGTTTAATCCGTCACAATGGAGGGTACGGTAATGGTTCACGTGAAAAATTGTATTTGAAGAGGAATCCAGAGAGGATCAGAGTCCTGCTGGactatgggggaggggaggtgtcctTCTACGACCCTGAAGGCAATGTTTCCCTCTACTCTTATAGATGCGCATTTTCTGAGAAGATCTTCCCATTCTTTAGTGTTTGGGCAGCAGGTGAAGCTCAAACCAGAGATGTGAAGGTGTGTGGTGTTAAAAGTGATGGGAATGTTGTAAGAGAAGAACTGAACACGGTTTAG
- the LOC115540861 gene encoding collagen alpha-1(I) chain encodes MQNEGLRRRSWRQRPAWRRRWPGGPGGVQPGRGGMEGQVAAPHPKGLEAANLEGMETAEVLEATAGLEAEANLEVLEAVGLEAAAAAILEVDYLEVLEADCGDRPGGGVHMAAVGLEAVANLEKPGGNGGPGGPRGGHPGEPRGAGGSHPGGAGGSHPGGAGGSHPGGAGGSHPGGDGGPRGGGSSSKEMRRRCGGPGGWPGGGPGGDGPGGGGPGGWPGGGPGGDGPGGGGRLGDPAVEVRRRLVIRPTSSSSMEGLKESLGMKITAQGLTTPPPPPPPPPPSSFRRSVLMVQAVKPPPL; translated from the exons ATGCAGAACG AAGGACTGAggcggaggtcctggaggcagaggccagcctggaggcggcggtggcctggaggtcctggaggcgtCCAACCTGGAAGGGGCGGCATGGAGGGCCAGGTGGCGGCTCCTCATCCA AAGGGCCTGGAGGCGGCCAACCTGGAAGGCATGGAGACGGCCGAGGTCCTGGAGGCAACGGCGGGCCTGGAGGCGGAGGCCaacctggaggtcctggaggcggtgggcctggaggcggcggcagcggccaTCCTGGAGGTGGACtacctggaggtcctggaggcggaTTGTGGAGACCGGCCTGGAGGTGGCGTCCACATGGCGGCGGTCGGCCTGGAGGCGGTGGCCAACCTGGAGAAGCCTGGAGGCAACGGCGGGCCTGGAGGTCCTAGAGGCGGCCATCCTGGAGAGCCTCGAGGCGCCGGCGGCAGCCATCCTGGAGGCGCCGGCGGCAGCCATCCTGGAGGCGCCGGCGGCAGCCATCCTGGAGGCGCCGGCGGCAGCCATCCTGGAGGCGACGGCGGGCCTCGA ggcggcggctcctcATCCA AAGAAATGAGGCGACGTTGCGGAGGTCCAGGCGGTTGGCccggtggaggtcctggaggagacGGTCCCGGCGGTGGAGGTCCAGGCGGTTGGCccggtggaggtcctggaggagacGGTCCCGGCGGTGGAGGACGGTTGGGGGATCCGGCGGTGGAGGTCCGAAGGCGGCTCGTGATTAGACCAACCAGCTCCTCGTCCATGGAAG GATTGAAGGAGTCACTGGGGATGAAGATCACTGCTCAGGGGctgacgacccccccccccccccccccccccccccccccctcatctttcCGGAGAAG CGTCCTCATGGTGCAGGCGGTCAAACCTCCACCTCTTTGA
- the LOC115539841 gene encoding zinc-binding protein A33: MAEEVLKSYLKCGVCLETFKEPVSLGCHHNFCHGCLQSFWEQAKNKKCPTCERKTSKDCLFINFGLQQLLDKYTGSQRADPPESRAVCTTHTQDLKWCEEEQRVVCPVCDQQVHGLTLVPLEDEVRNVKKLLKPQLESLKRRRNTYKEISDTCGYMAQHCKKQLGETERRIKAEFDQLHKFLIQEEEGRMAALREEEKQKRETIILEQKNIQAQMSVLSEVISAVEQDLPLKDNAAFLTIPRDLWSGSAPQVLRGGLMDVAKHLGNLAFRVWEKMREKIRFTPVILDPNTASNRVVISEDLTSVRHTTGQWQNHPENPERFRDYSNVLGSEGFTSGRHSWEVEVGDHPDWRIGVAKETVDRKGGLYASPENGFWCLFHYKGGYSNGSTERLNLERNPTRIRVLLDCGRGDVSFYDPEVNDPILSYRGTFSEKIFPFFCVWEAGEAQTRDVMVCGAKSDGNVVREELNTV, translated from the coding sequence ATGGCTGAGGAAGTTTTAAAGAGTTACCTGAAATGCGGAGTGTGTTTGGAGACTTTCAAAGAACCCGTGTCTCTGGGCTGTCACCACAACTTCTGTCACGGCTGTCTTCAAAGCTTCTGGGAGCAagctaaaaacaaaaaatgtccTACTTGTGAGAGAAAAACCTCAAAGGATTGTCTCTTTATTAATTTTGGACTACAGCAACTATTGGACAAGTATACTGGAAGCCAGAGAGCTGATCCACCCGAGTCTAGGGCAGTGTGTACAACTCACACACAGGATCTTAAATGgtgtgaggaggagcagagagtcGTGTGTCCGGTCTGTGACCAGCAGGTCCATGGTCTCACACTGGTTCCTCTGGAAGATGAGGTGCGTAATGTCAAGAAGCTTCTGAAACCTCAATTAGAGTCGctgaagagaaggaggaataCATACAAAGAGATTTCTGACACATGTGGTTACATGGCCCAACACTGCAAGAAACAactgggagagacagagagacggatcAAGGCAGAGTTTGACCAGCTTCACAAGTTCCTtattcaggaggaggagggccgaaTGGCAGCcctgagggaggaagagaaacagaaaaGGGAGACAATCATCCTTGAGCAGAAGAACATTCAAGCACAGATGTCCGTTCTCTCAGAGGTAATCTCCGCTGTGGAACAGGACCTGCCGCTGAAAGACAACGCAGCGTTTCTCACCATCCCCAGGGACCTCTGGTCGGGGTCTGCTCCACAGGTGCTTCGTGGAGGTCTGATGGACGTGGCCAAACACCTGGGAAACCTGGCCTTCAGAGTGTGGGAGAAGATGAGGGAGAAAATCAGGTTCACACCTGTTATCCTCGATCCAAACACGGCATCGAACCGTGTTGTTATCTCAGAGGATCTGACCAGTGTGAGACATACGACAGGACAGTGGCAGAATCACCCTGAGAACCCAGAAAGGTTCAGGGACTATTCTAATGTTCTGGGTTCAGAGGGCTTCACATcagggagacacagctgggaggtggaggtgggagaccATCCTGACTGGCGGATAGGGGTCGCTAAAGAGACGGTGGACAGGAAAGGCGGGCTTTATGCATCGCCAGAAAATGGATTCTGGTGTTTATTCCATTACAAGGGTGGGTACAGTAATGGTTCAACTGAAAGATTGAATTTGGAGAGGAATCCTACGAGGATCAGAGTCCTGCTGGACTGTGGGAGAGGGGATGTGTCCTTCTACGACCCTGAAGTAAATGATCCCATCTTATCTTATCGAGGCACATTTTCTGAGAAGATCTTCCCATTCTTTTGTGTTTGGGAAGCAGGTGAAGCTCAAACCAGAGATGTGATGGTGTGTGGTGCTAAAAGTGATGGGAATGTTGTGAGAGAAGAACTGAACACGGTTTAG